The sequence GCAACACAACAGGTAAGCAGATAGAGTGTCAGATAAAGAAACTCTATCTCAGGCTTGCAGTGTCACGTGACTCATTTTTTAAACTAAAGCTAAAGTTTAGAGAATAGCTGATAATAAGTTTGCATAGTGTCGTAATTCAGTCAAAAACTTCTGTGTGGTCCATTCAACAAAGTATTGATTTCCAACTTTGTCTGCATATCTTGACAGGTTTTTATGAAACCATGGATAACAGCAGCCTGGGATGGCCTCAAGATGCGAACACATCTCTTCAGATTGAACTTCATTCCTGCACATCATTCAGGAACCAGGTCTCCCGCATTTTCCTGTATGTCTCTCTCTCAGTTGGAATCGCCTGTACTGTGGTGGGCAACTTTCTGGTTGTCTTGTCAATTGGCTACTTCAAGCAGCTGCAGTCTCCAacaaactcttttgtcatgtCCCTTGCTGTAGCTGACTgtcttgtaggcctggtggtgaTGCCTTATAGTATGATTCGGACTGTGGAAGGATGCTGGTATTTCGGTACCCTTTTTTGTAAGCTTCATTCTAGCCTTGATGTCATGCTTTGCACTGCCTCCATATTCCATCTCAGCTGCATAGCCTTTGACCGTTATTATGCAGTCTGCAACCCACTTGTTTACTCCCTAAAGATGTCCCAACGTCGGGTAGCTCTTCTCATTGGCATTTGTTGGGCTGTTCCTATGCTCATTTCCTTTGGCCCTATAATGCTAGATCTTCACATTGCTGAAATAGACGTGTTCATTCCTAAAGATGCATGTGTGTTCCTGGTCAGCCGCATATATGCTGTCATGGCTTCCTTGGTTGCCTTTTACCTGCCTATGGCTATCATGCTAGTGGCCTACTGGAAGATCTTCAAAGTTGCAAAGCGGCAGGCCATGCAGATCAGTGCCATGGAAAGCCAGATGGCTGCTGGAGTGGGCAAAGACTcaagcaagaaaaaaagacatcgCAACACGatgaaaagggaaagaaaagcagcaaaaacTTTAGGTATCATCATGGGAGTTTTCCTTATCTTTTGGATGCCTTTCTTCACAGTCAACATTGTGGATCCCTTCATTGAATACAGCACAGAGGTCATCATCTGGGATGTATTTCTCTGGTTAGGATATATCAACTCATCTCTGAATCCTTTCCTGTATGGGTTTTTCAACCGTTCCTTTCGAAGGGCATTCCTCATGTTCATGGGCTGCAGGGTATGCCTTCCCGGATCATCCCCAGGAATGGAGTTATCGCACACTAGGAAAGAAGCAAATGAATGTGCAGATCAACCATGAAATGAAGATAGTACCTGTACATTTTGTGTAGCTATCGAAAGATCAATGATGAGTTTGATTGACAAGGGTTCTCTAACCATAATGTACGAAATCACATATTGTCCTTCCAGATTTATAATCCAGCTTGATTCTGCCACAATGGCTTTTCCAAAGAAGTAGTGCTTGCAACATCATTTGCTTAGGGTAATTTTATTGGGTTACTCTTGATTTGTGTTTGTGGTGTTAGATGATAATCCATCCAGAAATTAGCAGAAAGAAATTTAGTATATCCATGTTTTTATGAAAAGACAAATGGTGTCTCACAATCAAGGAGTTATTCCATGATTGTGAGACACCTTCCGATATTTTCTGTTAAAATTATTCTTAAAATGGAAAGCCACCAAATGATCCATGAGAGTAGAAGACAAGTGAGGGAAATTTacattattatttcatgtccATACAAACTAGAAGTTTTGGAGGGCTAAACTAAACATAAACCATTGATTACAAGTAACAAGTTGCTGACTTAATCTCAGGTAAAAACCTCACTAATGCTTAAAACTATCTTTTAATATATAAACTTTATTTCAATGTCCCTCTTCTAAAGTATTTTGAGTGTTTGCAGTGTTTGAGTATTTTGATTACTTGCATCAAATTCTAGATTTATTTatatctttttaaataaaatgatgttGGTCAATGACGACActgaaaattattttctttgtgtttgttgCAGAAGATTCAAATTAATTGAGAAATTCCAGAAATAACGTTTTTGTTGCATTTCCAAAAACTTTTCTGTAAATTGGATTTGTACACAAGTCAACTGTTGAAGTTCATCAAAATGGATGGAAAGCATCTTATTTACAAAAGTTTATTGCAACTAGATGTCAAGCTTTGGCGTATAAAGAAATATCTTTCATGCAGTTTGGCTGTAAATATTAgtattagttttgttttttgagggGAGAAAGTTACTCTTTTGTTGATGTAAGGATTAACAGTTGTTGTCTAAGCAGTAAGATGTGTCTCGGTGCTAGTAGTCGAATATATCAACTCATTTGTAACtctttcagataaaaaaaataagtaaattaaaaaaaaagataaaacgaAGTAACGCAGATTAAATTTAACCTGACAGAAGAGCCAGGACTTCAAGCAACTGTGGAATAGTAAAACCTTCTCAATgacctgacagaaagatgagagatcacaggtgtttaacagaggTTTTCAAGGTAGTTGTGTAATATCTCAAATACAATGGGTTAAAGTCGCTGCTGATATGAGAAGAGATGTGGCATGTTTGGAAAATGTgcagcaatcattttcttgcttGTGTAACATATGGTACATAACAAGTTAAGGTCCCTGTTTTAAAAACATGAAGTTAGTTTATGTTAAATTAGCCTGTATGGCTACTCTCTGAATGCATTTAAAGGAATTTATATCTTCCTTTGCTGTAAATTATGGTCTTTTCATTATCCAGGATAAATAGTCTCAAAGTTGAGTCATCTGTAATTTTGCACTAATAATGAGATAGTAATACATGATTACAATCACTGGTAACTTATAGCCTTTATATATCCAAATCTGCTATACAGACAACGGACATAATTGATGTGCAGTATGCTGTTGGTATTTGTGCTTCAATTCATGTTAAGCTAGTGATGCTATAAAAAGCCTCCTCAATGAAGTTTACCTGTACTTTAACACTGTTATGAACCCAAATTTTGTTTAACTTTTCACTGCATACAAGACACATTACACAACATAAAAGCAATGTTTGTAATAAAAATTtcaaaatgagctttttttccacatctcgttCAGTTAAGTTAATGGTGGGGAAGAAGTAAGTAGAAGCATGAATTTAGCTTGTTTGAGACACACATTTCCATTTTTCATGCGTTTGTGAAAAAAGCCTTGATTCTGATTATCATTGGTccaataaaaaaatgcaaagaatatatatttatgtgtgtttttgttcatttttttcaacCCAGGTCAAGGGAGGATCTAAGTGAACTCATGGTGGAAAAAGTCTGTTAACGGGAAGCAGTTATCAATCAATAGTCCTGATAAagtctctctgtctttcttttgCCTGCAGCACCCGCCTCATGAAATAGTGTCTTTGTGTCAATACAACCTATTCTCACAAGAAAACGTGTCAAAGGAATATGTGTTCACGTTTTCAAAAGACAATGCAGGCACAGAAACCATGAACGGTTAAACATGACCACGCCTGTTGTTTTGTATATTACAGAGTTAAGTTGACTTGATGTCAACTTGTAACCATGAATTTATTAACATTATAGCTAAAGGTCCCTTTTCTATTCCTTACCCTAACCAGCTGCAACTTACAGCTCATTAGAGAAGAGAACAGTATTTGGACAATAATGGGTCAGTTATTATAGAGTACATTCAAGAGTGAGAATGTGTGGCTCAGTCTCTTAATTTTAGGAATTTTTGTGTCTGTTCGTCAATCAGCAGATTGTACTATTCTGCTCAGATCTGAGATGAGTTGACTTACTTTctctttaaacacacacactcacaacacAACATGTACACACAAATATCAACCATCCAAAGGCATAGCTACAACTTAAAGTTGATCAGGTGCAGGAGGTAAAACAGCCAATACACTAGTGACATCTGCTGGATGGAGAATATACATATTACAGTGCGCTTTATGCTAACTCCACGCAAAAAAACccctttttttccttatttcctttttatttgcATCTGACATAAACATGAcaatacaaaacaaataaacaaacaaacaaaaaaaaagcacattaattTCACATTAGCACTCAAATGGCATTGCAAATTACACTTAGGTGTAGACATCAATGCCAGGTTACCCTACATACCCAAGACAATAAATACTGTGCAACAACTTTATTCTTTGCTGGCTTCTTTTCTTACGCcttgtcaaaaaaaagaaaaaaagaaaaagaaagaaagaaaggaaaaggtgGCATGACATATACTCtgatattttacattttgactCAGTCCAGACTTTGAAGCAACAATAAAAGTTGCGCTTACGACTCTGCTCAGATAGTGTTTCAGTACACTTGTTTCAGTACAGCTGCATGTGATATGTTACTTGTTAAACCTTCAAATCAgcaaaatatcaaacaaagaTGTTTGTCACCACACAGCATCAGCTGGCTAAGAGTTAAAGACAAGGAGAATATAAAACTGAACAAAATAAAAGTTTACAGTAATAATGATTATGCTCGTTTGTGTTAAGTCTGCGTTGTAATGGGGATGCGTGGCACCCTAAAATGACAGCAGTAAGTCCAAAAAGTTTGCTACTGTAGAGTTCACCTCCAAAACAAGGATTTAAGCAGTTCACAAGAAGTTTAATTTTAATAAACACAATGGTCACAAGGGTTCAGATAAGGTTTTAGTGTCATTTGTGCTGGGATCATTCCTCTCAGCTTTAATCAAACTTTGATTCTCAGATATTTTCCTAATTTTATGCCCTATCACAGTCTTTCTTGCATGTTGGTCCAGTGTGgcccattgaaaaaaaaattaaagactCTCCAGGGGCCCTCTAAATGTCAGTCTCCTTCAGACTGTAACACTCTGCCAGATCATAGAACTGATAACTGTTCTGCTCACATGAGTTGCAAATCCCCATAGAGACTGTATCTACTGTATCAGTGTGACCCACTGATACAGTGGTGCTTTTTCCTGTACCTCCCTTGATTTTATTTGACAGATTATTCACTTTTTCTCTGAAATGGAAGGAAGACTTCTGCAGTGGAAAAAGGTTCCATCTCTTTAAACCAATCGAGCATCCTTTCCTCTTATGTAACCATGAGCTGCCCCAGGATTCATGCATAGAGTAGCCAGGCGTATAGTTTCCCCTCTGATCTCTTGCCCTTTCCTTCACAGCTGTCCGCCACCTCTGGTCGTAGAACCGACGCAGGACCCTCCGTTTTTGGTGACACTGACATCTGAGGAGACGAGTGAAAGCCCGCTGAAACTCTTTGCTTGAGCATGGGTAGATCATTGGATTGATGCAGCTGTTGAAATATCCCAGCCAAAACACCACCTTGAACACAGTTTCAGATGGTTTCAGTACTGGGAAGAAGGAACCTAGAGGAAGGTGGAAACATCAGAATTGGGGACAATTGAAGCAAAATCTTAGCAcaaaaagaatatttttccATAAACTTGTGTTCTATATCAGATAATTATTCTTGGCAACTGGAAGCTGTATGTCATTGTgctttatataaataataaattagAGTAATGTCAATAACAGTTGATGCCACCATcttcaatctttttttcttttctttttctttttgctttgttGACGAGAGCTGCTCCTCTCCCATTTGACTTATAGCCTAGAATGAAAGCACTGTCTGTCTGACAATGGgatattttttttgcattgatTCAACAAGGCATTCTGGTTCTGTTTataaaacagaaacaggaaGTTCAGCCATTTTATGGACACGATAAACTACAAACCCTCAGTGCAGAGAACTTTCTTTGTGATGTGCTGTTTTTCAAGGAGGATGAAGATTAGATAAAACATTTACTTATGTTTAAAATATTTCTTGAACTATATCACACTTATCCTACTTTGCCAACACATGGGGATCTTTTTCTTGTTATGCATATATTGATGATAGCGGAGTAaaatacttttttcttctttttttttctaggcAGGCATGAAGCATCCTTAGCTTTATTGCATATGCAATTTCTAATTACACCATGCTGTAAGTTTTCCTTAAGTGGGGGTTCCTGTGTTATGTAAACCCTGCAAAGTTACTCATTAAAGGGGCCTCACCTAATGAAGAGGACACCTTGT is a genomic window of Odontesthes bonariensis isolate fOdoBon6 chromosome 4, fOdoBon6.hap1, whole genome shotgun sequence containing:
- the LOC142379243 gene encoding 5-hydroxytryptamine receptor 4, which translates into the protein MDNSSLGWPQDANTSLQIELHSCTSFRNQVSRIFLYVSLSVGIACTVVGNFLVVLSIGYFKQLQSPTNSFVMSLAVADCLVGLVVMPYSMIRTVEGCWYFGTLFCKLHSSLDVMLCTASIFHLSCIAFDRYYAVCNPLVYSLKMSQRRVALLIGICWAVPMLISFGPIMLDLHIAEIDVFIPKDACVFLVSRIYAVMASLVAFYLPMAIMLVAYWKIFKVAKRQAMQISAMESQMAAGVGKDSSKKKRHRNTMKRERKAAKTLGIIMGVFLIFWMPFFTVNIVDPFIEYSTEVIIWDVFLWLGYINSSLNPFLYGFFNRSFRRAFLMFMGCRVCLPGSSPGMELSHTRKEANECADQP